The genomic window ACTCgaacgcggtgctgcacgacGTAATCGTCTCGGCTGTGGAGTCCAGCACTCAGGGACGCGTGCCACGAGGGGTGATTGGGCTGGTAACGTGTCGAGCTGACGTATACAGTCTTCTACAGCTGGATGCGCACATAGACCTTGTCGTGCCTCGTGGAAGCAATGCGATGGTGCAGAGCATTCAGCGCTCCACCCGCATTCCGGTGCTGGGCCACGCTGATGGCATCTGTCATGTGTACGTGCACAAGGACGCTGACGTGGATGCAGCGCTGACCGTGGCAATCGATGCGAAGCTGAACTACCCGGCGGCGTGCAACGCGGCAGAaacgttgctgctgcaccgagATCTTCTCCAGTCCCCCGCTCAcggcaccacagcggcgcagttCCTTCTCCAAGGCATGATGGAGGCGGGCGTGTCCTTCTACGCCGGTCCACAGGCCATCGCTGCAGGGCTGGCAGGTGagcctgctgcttctcttcacaTCGAGTACGGCGATGCGCACATGACTGTGGAGGTTGTCGATGACTTGGCGGCGGCTATCGCACACGTGAACCAGCACGGATCGCACCACACAGACGCCATTCTGACTGCTGACAaggccaccgcagcagagtTTCAGCGGCGAGTCGAGAGCGCCTGTGTGTTCCACAACTGCTCTACTCGCTTTGCAGACGGGTTCAGGTTCGGCCTCGGGGCGGAGGTGGGAATCAGTACCGCCCGTATTCACGCTCGCGGTCCTGTCGGCGTCGAAGGGCTGCTAACCCAGAAGTGGATCTTGAAGCCGATAGCGTTGTCGCCTCAGGCGACGGAAGAcggtgttgctgcagctgcagctagCGCGCCGTACGCGACAGTGACGGAGTTCCAGAAAGGGGAGCGTTCCTTCACTCATAGGGATGTCACCCGGAAGCTTCAGGACGAAGCGGCTGGGATGCAATTGGGCGCATGAGAAGAgaccctgccgctgctgcagaccgTTCGATAGGGTGGGGCTtgtctcctttccctctctcttgtcacGCAACGGACTGCGGACGGAAGGAAGATGATGACGAGCCGATGTTGTGTATACGATAGGTGCTAGTACGCGTTGTTGGGCACCCTATTCGTGTGTTGTGGTTGTTTTCATTTTCTTTGTGATTTTCAATACTTCCTggcagtgcgtgtgcttgtgtgctaCAGCTGTGGGTACCATGCGGCTTGGGTGCCCCCTGCTTGGCTTGCCTGTTGGCGTCCACCTGTATGTtcctgtgtgcttgtgtggctGCGCACCCCTCTACAGCCTCAGCAAGCCACTTGGAGATGAGCACCTGTTACCTCGTAGCCTAtcgctccttcctcttccttgaTCATGAGGATATGCACGGATGtaaccccccccctccccacacacacacacgaagaaaaCCAGAGAAGAGGTGCTCTGTGTTGCAGCCATCCTGTCGGACTTGCTGGTTGTGTGAATTGAGCCCATCCTGATACATGCACCACTCGCACATCAAGAGCGGCAAGTACTGCCCTTCTGAATCTGAGTTGTCCTCATAAGAGAGCTGTTCGCTGCGGCATGCGCACGCTGGTGATGATACATGCACAGGCGCGTGATCAAGTGGCGGATCTGTAGCAACGATTGAGTCGGCTACACATAGTCTTTAGATGTAATCGCCCCACGTCTCGTAGGCCGCGCGTGCATGTCCCTGCTTCTTATCCCCAACACACTCATGCCTGTTGCCTAGCCTTTCCTCGGCTATTTAGCTACTCCTTTCCCATCCTCTCGATTCTCTCACTGGATGTACTTACATCTCCGCTGTCGGTATGggcgtctctttctctatgtttgtgtgttcgttcttcctccttcctctctctcaccccttAGCGCATACGAGGCGTGCATGTAAAGTTGTTTAGCGTCTTTTTCTTGCTGAGGTGCCGATTCCATCGTTTGCTGCCGCTTCAGCAAACACACACTGATAAAGGGATGTCGACACGACTTGatagcccccctccctccccgtctTCTGTCCTCACCGCCCACGAACACCACCATCCAGCATAGGCGCATTCTTCTCGCTTCACGATTCATATATACACCGCGCGCGctgttgttttcctttgcgcGAGCCGTTCGACCTCCTCCCACTCTGTATCCTGTGCTCATAGCTGCGTGCATTCTCTACGGCCCAttacttctctcttctcccttgtTTCGCCGAGAGGCacggaggaaagagaagacaggCGCAAACAACATCAACTTTGTGTGCTACTCTCTTCAGTGAGTTGTTCGATATGACATCCACAGTACATCACTACTCTCCTGCCAACTCGCCGCCAGTTGAAGGTGAGCTGGATGGCCGCGAGACGGCGCACGAGGTGGAGGTACTGGAACTGCAGGCTCTTCAAGCAGAGCGTGATGGCGAGGGTGGGCGCAGCGTAATGCTCATggagcgcgcgctgcagatgcgctgccgcctggtGAATCGGCTGCGCGAGAAATGGACAAATGCCGCGTCAGAGCCGGGCTCGTCGTCGGACGCTGGCTCCCATCGCATGTCTGTTTCCGCAAAGCCGGATACGGTGGGTGAAGCAGATCTTCTTCAAGAGTATCATGCCCAGTGCGGAGAGCTCTACGATGTAGCTGAGCGCCTTGTGGTGCGCTGTAACGTGATTGCTGTCGAACACTTTAAGAGAGGCGCATTCTCGGAAGCCAGCCCACTGCTCGAGTACGCGATGCAGATGACGGAGGATGGGGCGTACCCGCTATGCGAGGTTGAGGAGCGACGGCGACACCTGCGCGGAGTCACGCTCAACAACATCGGCTGCAtggagcgccgccgcggccactTCTCTGAGGCCCTACAGTACATGAAATCGTCGATGGAGATGACTGGGGTTGAGTCACCTGTGGCCTACATGAACACCAGTGCCATTCTCATTCAGCTCCGTctcagcgaggaggcggtgcgcatGGCAGAGCGCTCTATCGAGCTGCTCTACCAAACACCTGAAGACCCGTCGTTGCTGGCAGTGGCGCATCACAACCTGGCCATGGCACTTGAGCCTGTAGATCCGTTACGGTGCTTGGAGGAGTATGCACTAGCATACCGTACGGCCTGTTCCACGCTGGGACCGGAATGTGAGACAACTCGCTCTATtcagcgcagctggaggcgatATGAGATGACGCGCGTCACCCCGGCAATGGGGCCGTTCTTCTCGCCCGATggtcgcgccgctgcatctgGGTTGCGTGGGCCCATTGGTACTGTGCCAACCAAGCATGCAGCCACCGCACCGCGCTGCTTgcctgcgacggcgccgtcgcgcaCAAACAACTCTaagagcggcggtgcggaCTCCCCAATGTACGTGGTGGAGCTCTTTCCACACCCCTTTCTACCCAGCGCGTCGACCCCGTCCGTGTCGAAGGCGCCACGGGATGTGACGCCGATCTACCGCCCCGCAGTGgtgcctcgtcgtcctctcgTCCCTGAACCGCCGCCAGGTGTAACGACCTCTTCCTCCAGGCGTAGCCGTGCGCCACACTCGCAGCCTCACCCCCAGCGGCaagagcagcgccagcagcagcgacgtccgTATGGGACAGAGAAGGCGACGCATACCTCGCGACTGTCCACCCGTACTGCTGTGGCAGCCCCACGACAGTCATCTGTCAGCCGAGCAAACGAGCCCGAGGCGGCAGCCGGTAGCGGtcgtgtcgccgctgcaatggcgccgtctcctccgccctctcgTCAGCAACAAGTGACTGCGCCGCGACGCTACTCTCCTGTCACACGAGCGCACGAGTCGTCACGGGAGTCACCACCGCGCACAGGCATCCGTCAGGGCCGCTTGTCAGCGCAAAGGGGCACTGCGGCTGTGCCCACCACGCTCAGCGTGCCACACAagctggagaagagcacaTCCCACCATGTCCATGAGCGGTCGACAAAGCAGACGACGCCTACTGCGTTATCGTCTACCTCTGCGCAGCCACCAGGGCGCGGGTCGCATTACCCCACaaaggagagcggcagcagcaaccatACTCTTCCCCTGCGACCACCGCGAGATCTCCCGCCATTGcagaccgccgccgctgcagagccGCCTGTGGTAGCACCAAAGCCGTCGTACTCCCGCTCGTCACGTGACGCGAAGGCAAATCTACTGCTTCCGCTAACCTCGGCGTCGGTTTCTCTCGAGTCGGACCCGCTGACGTTTCTGCAGAATCGACTCGATGTTTTACTCCAAGATgaagaggagctggagcACAAGTATGCTCAGGCGACAGTGATTCAGCGGCACTACCGCGGCCGCCTGGCCCGCCGGCGCGTGGCAACGCTCCAAGCGACCCGCGTGAGTGATGCACGGCTCGCCCAGCTGCGACGCCACATGCTGGCGCGTCGAATTCAGCGAGCGTTTCGGCGCAGGCGCCGTCATAGCTGCTACCCTCTTGCATCTGGTCAGCTGGGCCGCTACGCAGCAGTCGGAGGCCGACATGGTGCTCAGCACCGCACGGCtacacagctgcagcgaatAGCGCGCGGCTGGCTGGCGCGGCGCCATTacacgcagctgcgacagTACGCACGTGAGAGTCCAGCAGCCGCGAGCCGCATCCAGTGTTGGATTCGCGCGTTGCAGGCGCGACGCCGCTACGCAGCCTTGCATGCTGAAAaagcgctgcaggaggcagaggcgctggagcACGAGCGTCGGCAGTACGCGGCGACTCGTATTGCAGGCCAGTGGCTCACCTACGTACAACGCAAAGCGTGCAAGGTAGCCCTTCGCAACCGCATGATGGCCCGCGCCGCTGAGAATGCTCAACGCCGCACGAGAGCGACTATCTGCATCCAGTCGGCATGGCGAGGGTACCAGGCACGTCGGCTCTACCGCGGCACCTACTTGCGCACTTCCCAACTGCGTACGGCGCGGCTGGAGTACGAGCAGCGTCGTCAGGCTGCTGTGCGGCTGCAGTCATTTGGTCGGATGCTCATAGCTAGACAGAacgcaacgccgctgctcacAACCGCGCGATTGCGAGCGGCTGCTGAGATTCGGACCCGCAGCCGTGAAGGGCTCGCCGCCATCACGATTCAATGTGCCTATCGCAGCCACGTGGCTCGTCGGGTGTGTGGCGGTAGGCGCCTAATGCGAAAAGAGCTGACTACCCAGGCCCTGCtgcaggcacacacggcaATTGTGCAGCGTACGGGAAGAGGCTACATGGCGCGGAAAGACGTGGGTACGAAGCTGTCGGCACTACAAGCTGAGGCAGACCGGTACGAACGTCGTCTGCGGGCCCTGAGGCAGCAAGATCTGGAGGCTGCACGGCGCTTACAGCAGGCCTTTGAGCTCAACGTCTCTGGTCTCCGCGAAGGTGAGGACAAGAAGCGGTGCGCTCTTGAGCTGAcggagcagcaacagcggcatcATCTACTCACACAGCGCAATGCATCGTTAGCGGCGACGAGTGAGACTGAAGCACAGCAAGAGGGAATGATAAGGGCTTCATTGGCAACTTTCCATAACTTTTCCCGCATCAtcaaggcgaagaagcggcgTGCACTGCGCCAGGAGTCCCGAGACGCTTACCTAGAGCGGTGCGCGGCAGAGGATGCGGAGTTGCACAGGGAGGCGAGTGCGCGCGTGGTAACCGCCTTCATgcgtggtgccgccgcgcgcagcACTCTGCTGAGCCGAGCCGAGACGATGAGCTCGTACAACGATGCACGTGCGATGCAGGAGAAGGATGAGAAACATGTGGCTATGACGACGGATGATGACAACGGCGAGGATACGTATGCAGCCTCTGCTGAGGTACTTGGGCAGCTTGTCACGGAGCGTGCCGAGCTGGACCGGCTGCGACGCGCGGAGCGGCTGGCCTCTGAGGCCCCCACATCGACCTCGAGGCGCCCACtgacggcggagcagcttgtCACGGAGCGTGCCGAGCTGGACCGGCTGCGACGCGCGGAGCGGCTGGCCTCTGAGACCCCCGCATCGACCTCGAGGCGCCCACtgacggcggagcagcttgtCACGGAGCGTGCCGAGCTGGACCGGCTGCGACGCGCGGAGCGGCTGGCCTCTGAGGCCCCCGCATCGACCCCGAGGCGCCCACtgacggcggagcagcttgtCACGGAGCGTGCCGAGCTGGACCGGCTGCGACGCGCGGAGCGACTGGCCTCTGAGGAAATGATGAGGAATGTGCGCGTAGATGAAATATCTGCAGTTGGTGACacgtctttcctctcttcagAGAAACCGATATGTAGCAGTGTCTTAGCGCGTGAGATGATGGCTTGTCAGAAGGCTGTCTGGCAGGCCGAGGtggcagcagagaagcagcgccgtcaacagcgcgatgcgctgcatcgTGCCATATTCGAagacaggcagcagcgcatcgcatCCGCGACGGATGGGAAGGACCTTGCCCCCTATCGTATTAGCCGGATTCGCCGGCAGATGCGCTCTTTTGGTGAGTCGAACAAGATGGCCCTATCTTTACCTGCAGAGTCGTCCGAAGCTGAGGCAAACAACTGCCATGCGCGGCGTattgcgcagctgcttgtAGCTGTGCAATGCATCGAGAGCCACTTCCTTGGCAGGGGTGCTCGTAAGCACCTAACAGCGTTGCTGCGCATACGGGATGACTATCTCAGTGCTATGCAAACCTTTGACCGTGATGATGGGCCGGTTCTCACCACCTTGTGCCTACGTGAAGCTTTGGCGCGTGACCCAGACTTGCGAACGAGGGTTCTGCAGTCCGCCACTTATAGTTCTCCTTCTGGTTGTCGCAGCATTGAAAGTGTTCCGTCCTCAGCTTCGCCGAGCGCATCGTTGACCTCAAGAAAAACATTGAAAGGATATCTGCGCATCAtcaaggcgaagaagcggcgTGCACTGCGCCAGGAGTCCCGAGACGCTTACCTAGAGCGGTGCGCGGCAGAGGATGCGGAGTTGCACAGGGAGGCGAGTGCGCGCGTGGTAACCGCCTTCATgcgtggtgccgccgcgcgcagcACTCTGCTGAGCCGAGCCGAGACGATGAGCTCGTACAACGATGCACGTGCGATGCAGGAGAAGGATGAGAAACATGTGGCTATGACGACGGATGATGACAACGGCGAGGATACGTATGCAGCCTCTGCTGAGGTACCTGGGCAGCTTGTCATGGAGCGTGCCGAGCTGGACCGGCTGCGACGCGCGGAGCGGCTGGCCTCTGAGGCCCCCACATCGACCCCGAGGCGCCCACtgacggcggagcagcttgtCACGGAGCGTGCCGAGCTGGACCGGCTGCGACGCGCGGAGCGGCTGGCCTCTGAGGCCCCCACATCGACCCCGAGGCGCCCACtgacggcggagcagcttgtCACGGAGCGTGCCGAGCTGGACCGGCTGCGACGCGCGGAGCGGCTGGCCTCTGAGGCCCCCGCATCGACCCCGAGGCGCCCACtgacggcggagcagcttgtCACGGAGCGTGCCGAGCTGGACCGGCTGCGACGCGCGGAGCGGCTGGCCTCTGAGGCCCCCACATCGACCCCGAGGCGCCCACtgacggcggagcagcttgtCACGGAGCGTGCCGAGCTGGATAGTGGCGTTAGCGTAGCGAAGAGAGGAGTTGGTGCAGAGATCGCTATAGTGCCAGATTCGTTGATGCTTGAGCAGCGGGTTGCAGAAGATATGGTGGCCGGCTACGTTAGGCGCCCAGAGAAAGTGGTTAGGGATGACGAAGTGCGACAGCCCCCGCGCCGATCGACTGAGCAGCAGGTTGCGGTGGAATGCTTGGCGTTGGGTCAGCTGGGACACCTCGAGCAAGTAGGAATGGAGGGTAAGAAGCTAGGCGGCCTTAGCCTCGTGGAATACACCTTgagtgccgctgctcttcgtgATGAGATGGTACAGGGTTTCCAGCGCAACAGCGATATGGAGT from Leishmania panamensis strain MHOM/PA/94/PSC-1 chromosome 32 sequence includes these protein-coding regions:
- a CDS encoding hypothetical protein (TriTrypDB/GeneDB-style sysID: LpmP.32.3330) — protein: MTSTVHHYSPANSPPVEGELDGRETAHEVEVLELQALQAERDGEGGRSVMLMERALQMRCRLVNRLREKWTNAASEPGSSSDAGSHRMSVSAKPDTVGEADLLQEYHAQCGELYDVAERLVVRCNVIAVEHFKRGAFSEASPLLEYAMQMTEDGAYPLCEVEERRRHLRGVTLNNIGCMERRRGHFSEALQYMKSSMEMTGVESPVAYMNTSAILIQLRLSEEAVRMAERSIELLYQTPEDPSLLAVAHHNLAMALEPVDPLRCLEEYALAYRTACSTLGPECETTRSIQRSWRRYEMTRVTPAMGPFFSPDGRAAASGLRGPIGTVPTKHAATAPRCLPATAPSRTNNSKSGGADSPMYVVELFPHPFLPSASTPSVSKAPRDVTPIYRPAVVPRRPLVPEPPPGVTTSSSRRSRAPHSQPHPQRQEQRQQQRRPYGTEKATHTSRLSTRTAVAAPRQSSVSRANEPEAAAGSGRVAAAMAPSPPPSRQQQVTAPRRYSPVTRAHESSRESPPRTGIRQGRLSAQRGTAAVPTTLSVPHKLEKSTSHHVHERSTKQTTPTALSSTSAQPPGRGSHYPTKESGSSNHTLPLRPPRDLPPLQTAAAAEPPVVAPKPSYSRSSRDAKANLLLPLTSASVSLESDPLTFLQNRLDVLLQDEEELEHKYAQATVIQRHYRGRLARRRVATLQATRVSDARLAQLRRHMLARRIQRAFRRRRRHSCYPLASGQLGRYAAVGGRHGAQHRTATQLQRIARGWLARRHYTQLRQYARESPAAASRIQCWIRALQARRRYAALHAEKALQEAEALEHERRQYAATRIAGQWLTYVQRKACKVALRNRMMARAAENAQRRTRATICIQSAWRGYQARRLYRGTYLRTSQLRTARLEYEQRRQAAVRLQSFGRMLIARQNATPLLTTARLRAAAEIRTRSREGLAAITIQCAYRSHVARRVCGGRRLMRKELTTQALLQAHTAIVQRTGRGYMARKDVGTKLSALQAEADRYERRLRALRQQDLEAARRLQQAFELNVSGLREGEDKKRCALELTEQQQRHHLLTQRNASLAATSETEAQQEGMIRASLATFHNFSRIIKAKKRRALRQESRDAYLERCAAEDAELHREASARVVTAFMRGAAARSTLLSRAETMSSYNDARAMQEKDEKHVAMTTDDDNGEDTYAASAEVLGQLVTERAELDRLRRAERLASEAPTSTSRRPLTAEQLVTERAELDRLRRAERLASETPASTSRRPLTAEQLVTERAELDRLRRAERLASEAPASTPRRPLTAEQLVTERAELDRLRRAERLASEEMMRNVRVDEISAVGDTSFLSSEKPICSSVLAREMMACQKAVWQAEVAAEKQRRQQRDALHRAIFEDRQQRIASATDGKDLAPYRISRIRRQMRSFGESNKMALSLPAESSEAEANNCHARRIAQLLVAVQCIESHFLGRGARKHLTALLRIRDDYLSAMQTFDRDDGPVLTTLCLREALARDPDLRTRVLQSATYSSPSGCRSIESVPSSASPSASLTSRKTLKGYLRIIKAKKRRALRQESRDAYLERCAAEDAELHREASARVVTAFMRGAAARSTLLSRAETMSSYNDARAMQEKDEKHVAMTTDDDNGEDTYAASAEVPGQLVMERAELDRLRRAERLASEAPTSTPRRPLTAEQLVTERAELDRLRRAERLASEAPTSTPRRPLTAEQLVTERAELDRLRRAERLASEAPASTPRRPLTAEQLVTERAELDRLRRAERLASEAPTSTPRRPLTAEQLVTERAELDSGVSVAKRGVGAEIAIVPDSLMLEQRVAEDMVAGYVRRPEKVVRDDEVRQPPRRSTEQQVAVECLALGQLGHLEQVGMEGKKLGGLSLVEYTLSAAALRDEMVQGFQRNSDMECTWTSSSSASSGPSHREDLTYGEACDRLSVFAEVVRDKKNLRQRQASRDTYLQDVVNKNTSDVDEEKQQEERASTPFAGGSAWQLCSEEGSCDDSDTVDQEAMLQLYRRERRSFVSSLVDNFSRIIKAKKRRALRQESRDAYLERCAAEDAELHREASARVVTAFMRGAAARSTLLSRAETMSSYNDARAMQEKDEKHVAMTTDDDNGEDTYAASAEVLGQLSLISSAARRIQRFVRAVQAGRMLRAQQESCRAYLEEERAVEEILHSAALTIQRLYRRHRARRLAAMAIVERDLCLLSPQESCEAKAACEVYGCDMVTSALSFRAHSLRGVISGCAEAAATSAFALHRTSSSSCSELCELDSTAIVTVVSEAQEAALDQLVHRS
- a CDS encoding pyrroline-5-carboxylate synthetase-like protein (TriTrypDB/GeneDB-style sysID: LpmP.32.3320); the encoded protein is MASADLERAADVSAMRHLAEEARAGSSALNELTGAERQAMLRAVAKALQANEARILAANREDVVAAQANAISAPLLKRLELTTSKLATLVEGILTLADMPDPIGQILSARELDNDLLLLKQTAPIGVILVVFESRPDSLPQTASLALFSGNGLLLKGGREGEHSNAVLHDVIVSAVESSTQGRVPRGVIGLVTCRADVYSLLQLDAHIDLVVPRGSNAMVQSIQRSTRIPVLGHADGICHVYVHKDADVDAALTVAIDAKLNYPAACNAAETLLLHRDLLQSPAHGTTAAQFLLQGMMEAGVSFYAGPQAIAAGLAGEPAASLHIEYGDAHMTVEVVDDLAAAIAHVNQHGSHHTDAILTADKATAAEFQRRVESACVFHNCSTRFADGFRFGLGAEVGISTARIHARGPVGVEGLLTQKWILKPIALSPQATEDGVAAAAASAPYATVTEFQKGERSFTHRDVTRKLQDEAAGMQLGA